In Asanoa sp. WMMD1127, one genomic interval encodes:
- a CDS encoding FAD-dependent oxidoreductase, giving the protein MPDESPVRTILRMRAREGCADAFEAAWRTAADEISRTPGSLRQELIRDAEDPRTFLIISDWRDQRALDAFGPSAAREQLTAALRDLRESGEKNTYEVLQTVVGQGPRIRVMVTVTVPPGEEAAYERAYLKVAERMRGTPGHVREELLREPGTGTYHILAEWLDETSFNAWTDDQAHLDQTAPLIQYICDNFQRATYHIVARPEESPQPAGVVVTPAAKPAVAPKPAAQPKPAERPRPNSAPVVERSAVDSYGTDVLVVGAGPAGLTAAIELARRGVSCRLVEKRPDAAGTADKAIGVQCRTMEIWETIGVAREAMDAGIWLHGQTVFVNGRQTHQVDWDLPDLPYAHVGLPQYETEAILTKCLAGHGVRVERGVELESFAQDADGVTAQLRHADGRAETVRTQYLVGCDGAHSTVRQALGLTFEGGMGMFPQLFMLGDVDLDWSMPEGHLLRFIQVEDDEMKGMLVCVPLKGRNRYRVATLAPPRLQAEIGSGAIPPGFSAEYDPPSLPDIQAVLDQLAPEGTTASNLRWASIFRIKHGIVDRYRDGRVFVAGDAAHLHPPAGGQGMNTGIHDAWNLGWKLALAVRGDAAPALLDSYEAERRPAGKAIVDRAVKIAFTDEMDMDDEREQFLLEMQMTLSYAGSPLVGADGDNFDGGPQPGDRAPDVRDLRRFGVGHAVRLFELTRGTGHTLLAYADGTTPAEEYAGFEKLAEKVRGFVDVYVVASHDAGPPAGLEVPVLRDPSGAFRAAYGLRGTGAYLIRPDGHVGFRTAPVSAAALDAHLAGIFALGGTA; this is encoded by the coding sequence ATGCCGGATGAGAGTCCAGTGCGGACGATCCTGAGGATGCGCGCCCGGGAGGGCTGCGCCGACGCGTTCGAGGCGGCCTGGCGGACCGCCGCCGACGAGATCAGCCGGACGCCGGGCAGCCTGCGCCAGGAGCTGATCCGGGACGCGGAGGACCCGCGGACCTTCCTGATCATCAGCGACTGGCGGGACCAGCGGGCGCTCGACGCGTTCGGGCCGAGCGCCGCGCGGGAGCAGCTGACCGCGGCGCTGCGGGACCTGCGCGAGTCGGGTGAGAAGAATACCTACGAGGTGCTGCAGACCGTGGTCGGCCAGGGCCCGCGGATCCGGGTGATGGTCACGGTCACCGTGCCGCCGGGCGAAGAGGCCGCCTACGAACGGGCCTATCTCAAGGTGGCGGAGCGGATGCGCGGCACGCCCGGGCACGTCCGCGAGGAGCTGCTGCGGGAGCCCGGCACCGGGACTTATCACATCCTGGCCGAGTGGCTGGACGAGACGTCGTTCAACGCCTGGACCGACGACCAGGCGCACCTGGACCAGACGGCGCCGCTCATCCAGTACATCTGCGACAACTTCCAGCGGGCCACGTACCACATCGTGGCGCGGCCCGAGGAGAGCCCGCAGCCGGCCGGGGTGGTCGTGACGCCGGCGGCGAAGCCTGCCGTTGCGCCGAAGCCGGCCGCGCAGCCAAAGCCGGCCGAGCGGCCGCGACCGAATTCCGCCCCAGTCGTCGAAAGGTCTGCTGTGGACAGTTACGGGACCGACGTGCTCGTGGTGGGGGCCGGGCCGGCCGGCCTGACCGCCGCGATCGAGCTGGCTCGGCGCGGCGTGTCGTGCCGGCTGGTCGAGAAGCGGCCCGACGCGGCCGGCACCGCCGACAAGGCGATCGGCGTGCAGTGCCGGACGATGGAGATCTGGGAGACGATCGGCGTCGCCCGGGAGGCGATGGACGCGGGCATCTGGCTGCACGGCCAGACCGTGTTCGTCAACGGCCGCCAGACCCACCAGGTCGACTGGGACCTGCCCGATCTCCCGTACGCCCACGTGGGCCTGCCCCAGTACGAGACCGAGGCGATCCTGACGAAGTGCCTGGCCGGGCACGGCGTGCGGGTCGAGCGCGGTGTCGAGCTCGAGTCGTTCGCCCAGGACGCCGACGGCGTGACGGCCCAGCTGCGGCACGCGGACGGCCGGGCGGAGACCGTCCGGACGCAATATCTGGTGGGCTGCGACGGCGCGCACAGCACCGTGCGGCAGGCCCTGGGGTTGACGTTCGAGGGCGGCATGGGGATGTTCCCGCAGCTGTTCATGCTCGGCGACGTCGATCTCGACTGGTCGATGCCGGAGGGCCACCTGCTGCGCTTCATCCAGGTCGAGGACGACGAGATGAAGGGCATGCTGGTCTGCGTGCCGCTCAAGGGACGCAACCGTTACCGGGTGGCCACACTGGCGCCGCCGCGGCTGCAGGCCGAGATCGGCTCGGGCGCGATCCCGCCGGGCTTCTCGGCCGAGTACGACCCGCCGTCGCTGCCCGACATCCAGGCGGTGCTGGACCAACTGGCGCCGGAGGGCACGACCGCGAGCAACCTGCGCTGGGCGTCGATCTTCCGGATCAAGCACGGCATCGTGGACCGCTACCGCGACGGCCGGGTGTTCGTCGCCGGCGACGCCGCGCACCTGCACCCGCCGGCCGGCGGCCAGGGCATGAACACCGGCATCCACGACGCCTGGAACCTCGGCTGGAAGCTGGCCCTGGCCGTCCGCGGCGACGCGGCGCCGGCGCTGCTGGACAGCTACGAGGCTGAACGGCGGCCGGCCGGCAAGGCCATCGTCGACCGCGCGGTGAAGATCGCGTTCACCGACGAGATGGACATGGACGACGAGCGGGAGCAGTTCCTGCTCGAGATGCAGATGACGCTGAGCTACGCGGGCAGCCCGCTGGTCGGCGCCGACGGCGACAACTTCGACGGCGGGCCGCAGCCCGGTGACCGGGCGCCCGACGTGCGGGACCTGCGCCGCTTCGGCGTCGGGCACGCGGTGCGGCTGTTCGAGCTGACCCGCGGCACCGGGCACACCCTGCTGGCCTATGCCGACGGGACCACGCCGGCCGAGGAGTACGCCGGCTTCGAGAAGCTGGCCGAGAAGGTCCGCGGCTTCGTCGACGTCTACGTCGTGGCCAGCCACGACGCGGGCCCGCCGGCCGGGCTCGAGGTGCCGGTGCTGCGGGACCCGTCGGGCGCTTTCCGCGCCGCGTACGGCCTGCGCGGCACGGGGGCCTACCTGATCCGTCCGGACGGGCACGTCGGATTCCGCACCGCGCCGGTCTCGGCCGCGGCCCTGGACGCGCACCTCGCCGGCATCTTCGCGCTTGGAGGCACCGCATGA
- a CDS encoding pyridoxamine 5'-phosphate oxidase family protein: protein MRGRIDRRYSEERAEAVPWADAQARLATAEVAWIVTVRPDGRPHATPMVPVVDAGRVWFHTGSTEVKHANIQANPHVLVLAGDTAWEGGLDVAVEGTAVPVTDEAELRRVAALYRGRWDGRWQLEIRDGAVAALTPDTRLVVFEVTPDKAYAHAKGEPFGQTTYRQEGTS, encoded by the coding sequence GTGCGTGGGCGCATCGACCGGCGCTACAGCGAGGAGCGGGCCGAGGCGGTGCCCTGGGCCGACGCGCAGGCCCGGCTGGCCACGGCCGAGGTCGCCTGGATCGTCACCGTGCGGCCCGACGGCCGTCCACATGCGACACCCATGGTCCCGGTCGTCGATGCCGGCCGGGTCTGGTTCCACACCGGCAGCACCGAGGTGAAGCACGCCAACATCCAGGCGAACCCGCACGTGCTCGTGCTCGCCGGCGACACCGCCTGGGAAGGCGGGCTCGACGTGGCCGTCGAGGGGACCGCCGTGCCGGTGACCGACGAGGCCGAGCTGCGGCGGGTCGCCGCGCTCTACCGCGGCCGCTGGGACGGCCGCTGGCAGCTGGAGATCCGTGACGGCGCCGTCGCCGCCCTGACGCCCGACACCCGGCTCGTCGTGTTCGAGGTGACGCCCGACAAGGCGTACGCCCATGCCAAGGGTGAACCGTTCGGCCAGACCACCTACCGCCAGGAAGGGACATCATGA
- a CDS encoding Type 1 glutamine amidotransferase-like domain-containing protein translates to MKLLLTSGGVKNPSIHGALVDLLGKPIAESTALCIPTAIYARRGGEVRSWRFISGQEPQCPMTELGWKSVGVLELTALPSVGEDTWVPTVRDADVLLVNGGDPLFLCHWMRESGLADLLPSLRDTVWVGLSAGSMVLTPRIGEDFVDWRPPAGDDTTLGLVDFSIFPHVDHEMLPENTMAAAEKWAAELGGLAYAIDDETAIKVVDGAVEVISEGHWKEFTA, encoded by the coding sequence ATGAAACTGCTGCTCACGTCCGGAGGCGTCAAGAACCCGAGCATCCACGGCGCGCTGGTCGACCTGCTGGGCAAGCCGATCGCGGAGTCGACCGCGCTGTGCATTCCCACCGCCATCTACGCCCGGCGCGGTGGCGAGGTGCGGTCGTGGCGGTTCATCAGCGGGCAGGAACCGCAGTGCCCGATGACCGAGCTGGGTTGGAAGTCCGTCGGCGTGCTGGAGCTGACCGCGCTGCCCAGCGTCGGCGAGGACACGTGGGTCCCCACGGTCCGCGACGCGGACGTGCTGCTGGTCAACGGCGGCGACCCGCTCTTCCTCTGCCACTGGATGCGCGAGTCCGGGCTGGCCGACCTGCTGCCGTCGCTGCGCGACACCGTCTGGGTCGGGTTGAGCGCCGGCAGCATGGTGCTGACGCCCCGCATCGGCGAGGACTTCGTGGACTGGCGGCCGCCCGCCGGGGACGACACCACGCTGGGTCTCGTCGACTTCTCGATCTTCCCGCACGTCGACCACGAGATGCTGCCGGAGAACACGATGGCCGCGGCGGAGAAGTGGGCCGCGGAGCTGGGTGGCCTGGCCTACGCGATCGACGACGAAACGGCCATCAAGGTCGTCGACGGCGCCGTCGAGGTCATCTCCGAGGGGCACTGGAAGGAGTTCACGGCCTAG
- a CDS encoding TcmI family type II polyketide cyclase, translated as MNRTVIVAKIQPDAEQSVAQIFAASDATSLPHDLGVRARSLYSLNDLYLHVIEFDDDPAAALRKGPQLAGFKQISDDLRAYIKPYDPATWKSPQDAVAREFYHWRG; from the coding sequence ATGAACCGCACCGTGATCGTGGCCAAGATCCAACCGGACGCCGAGCAGTCGGTGGCCCAGATCTTCGCGGCGTCCGACGCCACCTCGCTCCCCCACGACCTGGGGGTGCGGGCCCGCTCGCTCTACTCGCTCAACGACCTCTACCTGCACGTGATCGAGTTCGACGACGACCCGGCCGCGGCGCTGCGCAAGGGTCCGCAGCTGGCCGGGTTCAAGCAGATCAGCGACGACCTGCGGGCCTACATCAAGCCGTACGACCCGGCGACGTGGAAGTCGCCGCAGGACGCGGTGGCCCGCGAGTTCTACCACTGGCGCGGCTGA
- a CDS encoding cupin domain-containing protein — translation MVSIEDVPSNRRRGGDIRTILSPATVGSTAGFMGTLRLAPAEVVTEHWHPYSEEFLFCVEGAITVRLDGRELALKANEGVHIPLGVKHRLMNDGAAPAFLVFALGPLAPRPELGHVDTEALPGSTP, via the coding sequence GTGGTGTCCATCGAGGACGTGCCGAGCAACAGGCGGCGGGGCGGCGACATCCGGACGATCCTGTCGCCGGCGACGGTCGGCTCGACGGCGGGCTTCATGGGCACGCTGCGGCTCGCGCCGGCCGAGGTCGTCACCGAGCACTGGCACCCGTACTCGGAGGAGTTCCTGTTCTGTGTCGAGGGCGCGATCACCGTGCGCCTCGACGGGCGGGAGCTGGCGCTCAAGGCCAACGAGGGCGTGCACATCCCGCTCGGGGTCAAGCACCGGCTGATGAACGACGGCGCCGCGCCGGCGTTCCTGGTGTTCGCGCTCGGCCCGCTGGCGCCCCGCCCCGAGTTGGGCCACGTCGACACGGAGGCCCTGCCCGGGAGCACGCCATGA
- a CDS encoding beta-ketoacyl synthase N-terminal-like domain-containing protein, producing the protein MVVVTRAVVTGLGVVAPSGLTAEEHWRSTLAGEVRVGTLGDQPVGQVPGFSAEDNVDPRLIIQTDRWTWMSLAATKMALEDAKYDPAAYDPYATSVVLASGSGGNEFGQREIQALWSQGRRAVTAYQSIAWFYAASVGQTSILHGTKGPNSVLVSEGAGGLDSLGAARRIIRRGTPAVIAGGTEAPLSPYALVCQGTSGRMSRTGYRPFDADADGFVPGEGGAVLIVEDAAAAAERGAQQIYGEIAGYAATHDGHHPQDPAPDSAQLARAMRQALADAAVTPDEVGFVVADGAATPALDALEARAIRDVFGRPVPVTAPQGFVGRLCSGGAALTVATALLALRDGVVPAVGNLARPGHDLDLVREPRPLRTDVVLVNARGFGGFNSSIVLKRYREEGLRDAG; encoded by the coding sequence GTGGTCGTCGTGACCAGGGCCGTCGTCACGGGACTCGGCGTCGTCGCGCCGAGCGGGCTGACCGCCGAGGAGCACTGGCGCTCCACACTGGCCGGTGAGGTGCGGGTGGGCACGCTGGGCGACCAGCCCGTCGGCCAGGTGCCGGGGTTCTCCGCCGAGGACAACGTGGACCCGCGCCTGATCATCCAGACCGACCGGTGGACCTGGATGTCGCTGGCCGCCACGAAGATGGCGCTCGAGGACGCGAAGTACGACCCGGCGGCGTACGACCCGTACGCCACGTCGGTCGTGCTGGCCAGCGGCTCGGGCGGCAACGAGTTCGGCCAGCGGGAGATCCAGGCGCTGTGGAGCCAGGGTCGCCGGGCCGTCACCGCGTACCAGTCGATCGCCTGGTTCTACGCGGCCAGCGTCGGTCAGACCTCGATCCTGCACGGCACCAAGGGACCCAACAGCGTGCTGGTCTCGGAGGGGGCCGGCGGCCTGGACAGCCTGGGGGCCGCGCGCCGCATCATCCGCCGCGGCACCCCGGCCGTCATCGCCGGTGGCACCGAGGCGCCGCTGTCGCCGTACGCCCTGGTGTGTCAGGGCACCAGCGGGCGGATGAGCCGCACCGGCTACCGGCCGTTCGACGCCGACGCCGACGGGTTCGTGCCCGGCGAGGGCGGCGCGGTGCTGATCGTCGAGGACGCGGCCGCCGCGGCCGAGCGGGGCGCGCAGCAGATCTACGGCGAGATCGCCGGCTATGCGGCCACCCACGACGGGCACCACCCGCAGGACCCCGCGCCGGACTCCGCCCAGCTGGCCCGGGCGATGCGCCAGGCGCTCGCCGACGCGGCGGTCACGCCCGACGAGGTCGGTTTCGTGGTGGCCGACGGGGCCGCGACGCCGGCGCTGGACGCGCTGGAGGCGCGGGCGATCCGCGACGTCTTCGGCCGGCCGGTCCCGGTGACCGCGCCGCAGGGGTTCGTCGGGCGGCTGTGCTCCGGCGGTGCGGCGCTGACCGTGGCGACCGCGCTGCTCGCCCTGCGGGACGGCGTCGTGCCGGCGGTCGGCAACCTGGCGCGGCCCGGTCACGACCTCGACCTGGTCCGCGAGCCGCGGCCGCTGCGGACCGACGTGGTGCTCGTCAACGCGCGCGGCTTCGGCGGGTTCAACAGCTCCATCGTGCTCAAGCGTTACCGGGAAGAAGGGCTGCGCGATGCCGGATGA
- a CDS encoding DUF4062 domain-containing protein, whose amino-acid sequence MTAVTSDPVDADRVILTPDQRLRVFVSSTLADLTAERQAVRDAIAGLHLVPVMFEAGARPHAPRDVYRSYLEQSQIFVGVYGESYGWIGPDAPVSGIEDEYRLAGGLPRLVYVKHPVAGRDARLDALLAAIARDGEVSYRRFHSAAELRRLVEHDLAVLLSESFHRHGPATGEEAAPGPIPVPRTPLVGREHELDLLSGLLTDARVPLLTLAGPGGVGKTRLAAALAARVASLYRDGVRYVDLSTVAGVESVGEAIARALRLRTSGGVRSCEDLAMFLRTKRMLLVVDNFEHVAEAAPDLATLLRAAPGVTAVVTSRMPLRLNDERVFRVPPLRAPQANGRLDPAEVLERYSAVRLFVDRARAGDRRFALTADNLAPVLEITRRLGGLPLAIELAAARVPLLSPAGLAARLDDQLSLLTGGQRDLPPRQRTLRDTLAWSHQLLPPDAQRLFAVTGVFAGGFDLPAVEAVATCLDEPLDVLDGLESLVDAALIDRDGDARFRMVDSVRHFALERLAATAGEGAAVRERHAAYFLDLALQAAPHLNGPDSPDWLARLDREHGNLDAAINWLLDQGRRADALRFGWAIWPLWWRRGYLEEGQRYLRRTLDDPQRLSPRLQGRALVAAGAMALVSGQDEQARADFERGRQLAHATGDAVTEARALGPLGSFAARAGDHETADRLLHQAYDLAVRTDERWLVSLFHSRLGMIALQEGDPAAAGDHLAEAMRVSAEAGDELGMVVARYTCGVVLVARGELAGAQDSLVAGLRAAAESGDVASVGLFLTVLADLAGAQDRPVRAVRLAAAAGTFETPSSRLWIQAYVPPWPTQGAGLDELRERLGHERFERSWREGERLGLRGAVEEAARP is encoded by the coding sequence GTGACCGCGGTCACGTCCGATCCGGTCGACGCGGATCGGGTCATCCTGACGCCGGACCAGCGGCTGCGGGTGTTCGTCAGCTCGACGCTCGCCGACCTGACGGCCGAGCGGCAGGCGGTCCGCGACGCCATCGCCGGCCTGCACCTCGTCCCGGTGATGTTCGAGGCGGGCGCCCGGCCGCACGCGCCCCGCGACGTCTACCGGTCCTACCTCGAACAGAGCCAGATCTTCGTCGGCGTGTACGGCGAGAGCTACGGCTGGATCGGGCCGGACGCGCCGGTGTCCGGCATCGAGGACGAGTACCGCCTCGCCGGCGGACTGCCCCGCCTGGTGTACGTCAAGCACCCGGTCGCCGGCCGCGACGCCCGACTGGACGCCCTGCTGGCCGCGATCGCCCGCGACGGCGAGGTGTCCTACCGCCGGTTCCACAGCGCGGCCGAGCTGCGCCGCCTGGTCGAGCACGACCTGGCCGTGCTGCTCTCGGAGAGCTTCCACCGCCACGGGCCGGCCACCGGCGAGGAGGCGGCGCCCGGGCCGATCCCGGTGCCGCGCACCCCGCTGGTCGGCCGCGAGCACGAACTCGATCTGCTGTCGGGCCTGTTGACCGACGCTCGGGTGCCGTTGCTGACGCTGGCCGGACCGGGTGGCGTCGGCAAGACCCGGTTGGCCGCCGCGCTGGCCGCCCGCGTCGCGTCCCTCTACCGGGACGGCGTGCGCTACGTCGACCTGTCGACCGTCGCCGGCGTCGAGTCGGTGGGTGAGGCCATCGCGCGGGCGCTGCGCCTGCGCACCTCGGGCGGGGTCCGGTCGTGCGAGGACCTCGCCATGTTCCTGCGCACCAAGCGCATGCTGCTCGTGGTCGACAACTTCGAGCACGTCGCCGAGGCGGCGCCGGACCTGGCCACGCTGCTCCGGGCCGCGCCGGGCGTGACGGCCGTGGTGACGAGCCGCATGCCGCTGCGGCTCAACGACGAGCGGGTCTTCCGGGTCCCGCCTCTGCGGGCGCCACAGGCGAACGGCCGCCTCGATCCGGCCGAGGTGCTCGAGCGCTACAGCGCCGTGCGGTTGTTCGTCGACCGCGCCCGGGCCGGCGACCGGCGGTTCGCGCTGACCGCCGACAACCTGGCGCCGGTGCTGGAGATCACCCGCCGGCTCGGCGGTCTGCCGCTGGCCATCGAGCTCGCCGCGGCCCGCGTGCCGCTGCTGTCCCCGGCCGGGCTTGCTGCCCGGCTCGACGACCAGCTGAGCCTGCTCACCGGCGGCCAGCGCGACCTGCCGCCGCGCCAGCGCACCCTGCGCGACACGCTCGCCTGGAGCCATCAGCTGCTGCCGCCGGACGCACAGCGGCTGTTCGCCGTGACCGGCGTGTTCGCCGGCGGTTTCGACCTGCCGGCCGTCGAGGCGGTGGCGACCTGCCTCGACGAGCCGCTCGACGTGCTCGACGGGCTGGAGTCCCTTGTGGACGCCGCCCTGATCGACCGGGACGGCGACGCCCGCTTCCGGATGGTCGACAGCGTGCGGCACTTCGCCCTGGAGCGGCTGGCCGCCACCGCGGGCGAGGGGGCCGCCGTCCGCGAGCGGCACGCCGCGTACTTCCTCGACCTGGCCCTGCAGGCGGCGCCCCACCTCAACGGCCCGGACTCGCCGGACTGGTTGGCCCGCCTCGACCGCGAGCACGGCAACCTGGACGCGGCGATCAACTGGCTGCTCGACCAGGGCCGGCGGGCGGACGCGTTGCGCTTCGGCTGGGCGATCTGGCCGCTGTGGTGGCGCCGGGGCTACCTCGAGGAGGGGCAGCGCTACCTGCGCCGGACGCTCGACGACCCGCAGCGGTTGTCGCCCCGGTTGCAGGGGCGGGCCCTGGTGGCGGCCGGGGCCATGGCGTTGGTGTCCGGCCAGGACGAGCAGGCCCGCGCCGACTTCGAGCGGGGCCGTCAGCTCGCGCACGCGACGGGTGACGCCGTCACCGAGGCGCGCGCGCTCGGCCCGCTGGGCTCGTTCGCCGCGCGGGCCGGCGACCACGAGACGGCCGACCGGCTGCTGCACCAGGCGTACGACCTGGCCGTGCGCACCGACGAACGCTGGCTCGTCAGCCTGTTCCACAGCCGGCTCGGCATGATCGCCCTGCAGGAGGGCGACCCGGCCGCCGCAGGCGACCACCTCGCCGAGGCGATGCGTGTCTCGGCGGAGGCCGGCGACGAGCTCGGGATGGTGGTCGCCCGCTACACCTGCGGCGTGGTGCTGGTCGCACGCGGCGAGCTCGCCGGCGCCCAGGACAGCCTGGTGGCCGGCCTGCGCGCGGCGGCGGAGAGCGGCGACGTCGCCAGCGTCGGCCTGTTCCTGACAGTGCTGGCCGACCTGGCCGGCGCCCAGGACCGGCCGGTGCGGGCGGTGCGGCTGGCCGCGGCCGCCGGCACCTTCGAGACCCCGTCGAGCCGCCTGTGGATCCAGGCGTACGTGCCGCCGTGGCCGACCCAGGGCGCGGGCCTCGACGAGCTGCGGGAGCGGCTGGGCCACGAGCGGTTCGAGCGGAGCTGGCGCGAGGGGGAGCGACTGGGCCTGCGCGGCGCGGTGGAGGAGGCGGCTAGGCCGTGA
- a CDS encoding helix-turn-helix domain-containing protein → MTDVGDPHRSGCPINLAVEVLGDRWSLVVLRDVMFGDRHYFRELLTGSQEGIASNILADRLRRLVGHGLLWRSDDATHRQKIRYSLTEAGVQLVPVMAALGSWGRRHLPVSHELSVRAELLERGGPQLWDRFMAELREQHLGIPRPPGTPSVFAELQAAYEDAVRGGPQAAPPR, encoded by the coding sequence ATGACTGACGTAGGAGACCCGCACCGGTCCGGCTGCCCGATCAACCTGGCGGTCGAGGTGCTGGGCGACCGGTGGTCGCTGGTCGTGCTGCGCGACGTGATGTTCGGCGACCGGCACTACTTCCGCGAGCTGCTGACCGGGTCGCAGGAGGGGATCGCGTCCAACATCCTGGCCGACCGGCTGCGGCGGCTGGTCGGGCACGGTCTGCTCTGGCGGTCGGACGACGCGACGCACCGGCAGAAGATCCGCTACAGCCTCACCGAGGCCGGCGTGCAGCTCGTGCCGGTGATGGCGGCGCTCGGCTCGTGGGGGCGGCGGCACCTGCCCGTCAGCCACGAGCTGTCGGTGCGGGCCGAGCTGCTCGAGCGGGGTGGGCCGCAGCTGTGGGACCGGTTCATGGCCGAGCTGCGCGAGCAGCATCTCGGCATCCCGCGGCCGCCGGGCACACCGTCGGTCTTCGCCGAGCTGCAGGCGGCGTACGAGGACGCGGTGAGGGGCGGCCCGCAGGCCGCCCCTCCCAGGTGA
- a CDS encoding beta-ketoacyl-[acyl-carrier-protein] synthase family protein, whose protein sequence is MSRRTVVTGVGVVAPGGVNRSAFWEMLTAGRTATRRITFFDPADFRSQIAAECDFDPRAAGLTPQEIHRSDRFAQFTLVAADEAMAESGLDLEAADRDRVAVSIGSAVGATTRLEDEYVNVSDHGRLWDVDERYGSRFLYQALVPSSAATEVACRYRTHGPAAVISTGCTSGLDAIGYGHQLIEDGDADVVIAGAADAPISPISMACFDAIRATSARNDDPEHASRPFDATRDGFVMGEGAAVLILEELEHAKRRGAEIFCEVAGFANRSNAFHMTGLRPDGLEMAEAITDALRQSKLDPTAVGYVNAHGSGTKQNDRHETAAFKRSLGQHAYDVPVSSIKSMVGHSLGAIGAIELAACVLAIRYGVVPPTANLENKDPECDLDYVPKNAREQRIDVALSVGSGFGGFQSAAVLRRWSS, encoded by the coding sequence ATGAGTCGCAGGACCGTGGTCACCGGGGTCGGTGTGGTCGCGCCGGGCGGCGTCAACCGGAGCGCGTTCTGGGAGATGCTGACCGCCGGCCGCACCGCCACCCGGCGGATCACGTTCTTCGATCCGGCGGACTTCCGCTCGCAGATCGCGGCCGAATGCGACTTCGACCCGCGGGCGGCCGGGCTGACCCCGCAGGAGATCCACCGCAGCGACCGGTTCGCCCAGTTCACCCTGGTGGCGGCCGACGAGGCGATGGCCGAGAGCGGCCTGGACCTCGAGGCCGCGGACCGCGACCGGGTCGCGGTGAGCATCGGCAGCGCGGTCGGCGCGACCACCCGGCTCGAGGACGAGTACGTCAACGTCAGCGACCACGGCCGGCTCTGGGACGTCGACGAGCGCTACGGCAGCCGGTTCCTCTACCAGGCGCTGGTGCCGAGCAGCGCGGCGACCGAGGTGGCGTGCCGCTACCGGACCCACGGCCCGGCCGCGGTGATCTCCACCGGCTGCACCTCGGGCCTCGACGCGATCGGCTACGGCCACCAGCTCATCGAGGACGGCGACGCCGACGTGGTCATCGCCGGCGCCGCCGACGCGCCGATCTCGCCGATCTCGATGGCCTGCTTCGACGCGATCCGGGCCACCTCGGCGCGCAACGACGACCCGGAGCACGCCTCCCGGCCGTTCGACGCTACCCGGGACGGGTTCGTGATGGGCGAGGGCGCGGCCGTGCTGATCCTGGAGGAGCTCGAGCACGCGAAGCGGCGGGGCGCCGAGATCTTCTGTGAGGTGGCCGGGTTCGCCAACCGCAGCAACGCGTTCCACATGACCGGGCTGCGGCCGGACGGGCTGGAGATGGCCGAGGCGATCACCGACGCGCTCCGGCAGTCCAAACTGGACCCGACCGCGGTCGGCTACGTCAACGCGCACGGCTCGGGCACCAAGCAGAACGACCGGCACGAGACCGCGGCGTTCAAGCGGAGCCTCGGGCAGCACGCGTACGACGTGCCGGTCAGCTCCATCAAGTCGATGGTCGGCCACTCGCTCGGGGCGATCGGCGCGATCGAGCTGGCCGCCTGCGTGCTGGCGATCCGCTACGGCGTGGTCCCGCCGACCGCGAACCTGGAGAACAAGGATCCCGAGTGTGACCTCGACTACGTGCCGAAGAACGCGCGCGAGCAACGGATCGACGTCGCGCTCTCGGTCGGTAGCGGTTTCGGTGGCTTCCAGTCCGCCGCTGTCCTCCGGAGGTGGTCGTCGTGA